The window acaataccgaccataggtacaacaataccaaccataggtacaacaataccgaccataggtacaacaataccAACCATAGGAACAACAATACCGAccataggtacaacaataccaaccataggtacaacaataccgaccataggtacaacaataccaaccataggtacaacaataccaaccataggtacaacaataccgaccataggtacaacaataccaaccataggtacaacaataccgaccataggtacaacaataccaaccataggtacaacaataccaaccataggtacaacaataccACCCATAGGTGGGTggtattgttgtacctatggTCGGTAGATCACAAAAGATCCTAAATACAAGAACAACAGCGACACATACGATAAAAACTAACGATAACCTCAACAATATGAACGATGGCCGACAACGATAACCGCAACACATAGAAGCACAGCAATAACCCCGAAGTAAATAATTACCAAAAGATGCCAACCCGGATATAATTAGCAGTACGAGTCTGATGATTGTTTATATGATTTGAAGAATATGATTACGGTTAAGGTAAGATGAACGTGGATAATATATTCCTTAACACACAAGTGAGCGTAGGTCCAGTGGTAGGGGGTGCGGCTTGGCAATACCAAGGTCGGAGGTTCGCCGCCCCCTCACAGCCCTCGTGGACTTTGTCCACTCATTATATTCACTATATTCACTacacattgatatatatattcactaatatatacatCGTGTAAGTGATAATGAAGCTGGAGCTGAAAGCTTTACTTGGGTCTGGTCTGTAGTCACTACATTGGTCACCAACCAGTGAGCAGTGATAATCCCGGAGTGTTTGGCTGCGGTGCGAGGGATTATACACTCCAGACCAGCTGTGTGGACGACCCGGGATCGAATCTCTTCCAGCTATCCTACAAGGTGTTCTCTACGAAATGAAGTAAATTATTTGCATTTTTtcaaacaaatattttttttttagcattttaaTTATTACCTTAAATTGTTAAATAATGTAGATAATATAATCGAGAAAACTAAACAATAATTTAAAAGAAAGCTTCTTCTTCCTTTTATTAAGGAAATACACACGTATAGGAAGGCGTTAGTAGGTTGGACAGTGTCATGCAAATACCCTGGTACCGGCGAGAGTCATGGTACGAGGGGAGAATCCTGGTACcaggggagagtcctggtacgacgggagagtcatggtaccagGGAAGAGTCCTTGTACCAGGGCTCCCGGTATCTCCCCCGGTACcgggagagtcctggtaccgggggagATTTCTGGTACCGGgcgagagtcctggtaccgggcGAGGGTCCTGGTACCGGGAGAGAGTCCTACTACCGGGCGAGAGTCTTGGTACCGGgcgagagtcctggtaccgggcgagagtcctggtaccgggcGAGGGTCCTGGTACCGGGAGAGAGTCCTACTACCGGGAGAGAGTCTTGGTACCGGGagagagtcctggtaccgggcgagagtcctggtaccgggcgagagtcctggtaccgggcGAGAGTCCTACTACCGGgcgagagtcctggtaccgggcGAGAGTCCTGTTACCGGgcgagagtcctggtaccgggcgagagtcctggtaccgggcgagagtcctggtaccgggcGAGGGTCCTGGTACCGGGAGAGAGTCCTACTACCGGGAGAGAGTCTTGGTACCGGGagagagtcctggtaccgggcgagagtcctggtaccgggcGAGAGTCCTACTACCGGgcgagagtcctggtaccgggcGAGAGTCCTACTACCGGgcgagagtcctggtaccgggcgagagtcctggtaccgggcGAGGGTCCTGGTACCGGGCGAGAGTCCTAGTACCGGGCGAGAGTCCTACTACCGGGtgagagtcctggtaccgggcGAGAGTCCTGGTACTGGGCGAGGGTCTTGGTACCGGGAGAGAGTCCTACTACCGGgcgagagtcctggtaccgggcGAGGGTCCTGGTACCGGgcgagagtcctggtaccgggcGAGGGTCCTGGTACCAGGAGAGAGTCCTATTACCGGGCGAGAGTCCTGGAACCTGGCGAGAGTCCTGGTACCTGGTGAGAGTCCTGGTACCTGGTGAGAGTCCTAGTACCGGCCGaaagtcctggggccagattcacgaaggtacttacgaatgtttttcttcttatcaacaaatgttttccttcttagcgccttcgggcggctacgtcggtattcaggtagctacactaagtcgaaAACCCTTCGTAAGTTTGGTCCAAGATCTAAGTGTGGTGTTGGCCACTCGTAgccttacgtaaactggatataactcaatttttctctactacataacactgggatcgattttaatatAACAAAAGATTATTATTTggcgaatctcgtgaagaggagtccttcgtgttagttctatatgcattctctgcttgaaacttaaagtaaatatgtcttttatgatagtagaattagttttataatagcaagatattataccagtagttattaagtaaataaacattggtgaacatgaaatatgagaagaggtgatgagccctgcctgatgggatcatttactatcaccaaattcccctgttcacctagtagtaagggtgtaccttagctatacataaccatttctaatttatttagtttggttttattttgaaattaaatctgggtgagacataaaataaaaatatgctgcacaaatgatgctaGGTAAAGAGAATGgtaaaaaatgtcaaaaactgtattcattgaatacttaaagctataattattgcTATATGTACTATTAAAAAAgaaagagggaagtaggggtccaagacctcttcctgttacacaagttGGGTGTTGAACAAGTAATTATCCAAAGAAGGCATTATGCcgtgaaggctatgtagcagtaaggcagtgaggtgaggcaactacttatttgagaaatgcttattttatttaccttataagctgaggcaacttattttatttcagAAATACTCAACtggttaaatgaacaaatccacaagggccgtaacgaggattcccctattcctcatcacggcccttgtggatttgttcatttgatgcatcacgttagtgtgatctctgtgtgtgatgatgtaagggcgaagagagagaacggcctattgacatagctcgggtgcagggggggggggttgtgtaaaagcctggtttgtgccttggagaggctacgggatccagtaagttcagtagaacttaggTTTCAAccattttaccctgtcgtagctcagtcgattaaggcagtgtctggtatgctcccggacgcaggttcgaattctcgtcacggcccttgtggatttgttcatttgatgcatcacgttagtgatgTGATATCTGTGTGTGACTCAACTGGTTCCTctgcatttagcatggaacaaatttgtgtccaagacctcttcctgttacacaatttggctgtgtgtaaccaaactagaagtgctctacaaatcaagggacccagaatgtggaatgacctcccgaatcatgtcaaaggctgtacctctcaaccagtttaagagtaaaaccaagtactacctaattaactccatgtaccctaccttacctcctaaatgtcaacccatgtcttgctattttttaaacaatgctgtttgttcacatacatgtacaattgctgatttctgctatgttacccccccccccctttttttattccttctttcaacacaatttatacctaatcccgattactattaagtttttgtctaagtgtttttcccccacaccttgcccaaaatgctatgagtattagtggctttaggtattgtatgtactagctctgtctataaatccaacattatgtttgtaaattaactgttgttattgttattattgaaggttatcaaccttcctgaataaaatttgtttattattattaatttattaatcagtaagtaagtgttaaaagaaggcaccaagctgggaaggctatgtagcaccattgtgtgtaacaataaaccatttttttttttaacaaataatgcacctgtatggtgaaacaaatcctgtcagctgaaaaaatattgatgcaattatttaaataaaaattataatgaaagaaatattactggtttatttttatcctatctttttgtactgtacagtatatccaaggaagtgaaaaattgagacataatgcacaatttaatgaatgattaaaaaatgattagcatggattagcagttcaaaagaaatatgactattacatgagatcttaatgatccatagttaatatgatttaataaggatagtaCAGTACttttaataatacaaactatattttaaaaaatttattattgtttttttttattaagaagattacgtatacacagcaatgttctGCTACccaattctatatggaatattacacagtataGATAAAAAActcgctataagtttatctaatactcccatctccctagatggttagacatacatggaatcaaggtacaaaataccagcctcaatacaaaaaacaaatcaactctgactaaagtactcatcacgattttcacaagaggtaaccactgaatcatggaaacattatattataattactcttaccagtttctacaagactcctctcaaacaatgtattttttaccctcccaacatagtcgtcatgactatttcactcaaAACATCAtcgtcattactattacactcccaacatagtcatgatgactattacactcccaacatcatcatcatgactactGCACTCGCAACATAATCGTCATGACTATTTCACACCCaacatagtcatgatgacaattatACTCCCAGCACAGTCATCATGACTGTAACATTAtatacattgtcatcatgactattacactcccatcatagtcattatgactattacacctccaacatcgttatcatgactattacactttgaacatcgtcatcatgactattatactcccaacctTTTTACcctcccaacatagtcgtcatgactatttcactcaaAACATCGtcgtcattactattacactcccaacatcgttatcatgactattacactttgaacatcgtcatcgtgactataacattcctaacatagtcatcatgacaattacacttccatcatcgtcatcaagactattgcacacccaacatagttatcatgactatttgtaggggttttcttttttgctttcacgactgcaatgcgtacgtcgccaatgtacatgtggcagacgcgtcacgaaactgtcggaattagcagaatagaaaatacgagagcaaccgtacagggcctgggagcaaggtcgagttagagtccttgagggtctcttctcagactagcctcacctggtccagctccacgttgatcgttggaatctcctcaatgatttaacactttaagggactcctagggtcctcatcacatttatcgttcagtgaataataggcaactcggtgttggagacagagctgaaggcttgagtaatattggcagtattcagaagtggttcaacggaaacaccgcataaagcttaacagtagtttatttactaacttaaccactaatacacagggtgcttgatttactttagattggcgtcagcaaagctatggttgtaTTAACGAGACTcctgacgtctggctaaacgactcatatccactcgtggagaaacacctaacttaacacagttgacagccaattattaacacggcaacctgactgccggtatgcaaagggatcacaagagttccaaccggatactcggtaatgatgatatgcaataaacacaactacactgtcaatgggacaggcaataacatgcacaataataatgtcacacaataactaaatgtgtggtgtatgtgatgcTCACTttcacagacgagtgaaatgccgtgatacccCACACAACCACGCATTCACCatcgattcacctataacctgtgacaggtatgagaaggtgagaactgtggttgatccctcagatcaacacagacacaataaaacaatgacaagattttGTTGTACCTACAGATaaggtacctttccttactcactctctcactcaggcacatttatacaagcactcgtaggtggcctggcaGCTGGTTTTGCT of the Procambarus clarkii isolate CNS0578487 chromosome 56, FALCON_Pclarkii_2.0, whole genome shotgun sequence genome contains:
- the LOC138353067 gene encoding uncharacterized protein — translated: MVRGENPGTRGESWYDGRVMVPGKSPCTRAPGISPGTGRVLVPGEISGTGRESWYRARVLVPGESPTTGRESWYRARVLVPGESPGTGRGSWYRERVLLPGESLGTGRESWYRARVLVPGESPGTGRESYYRARVLVPGESPVTGRESWYRARVLVPGESPGTGRGSWYRERVLLPGESLGTGRESWYRARVLVPGESPTTGRESWYRARVLLPGESPGTGRESWYRARVLVPGESPSTGRESYYRVRVLVPGESPGTGRGSWYRERVLLPGESPGTGRGSWYRARVLVPGEGPGTRRESYYRARVLEPGESPGTW